A stretch of Bombus huntii isolate Logan2020A chromosome 7, iyBomHunt1.1, whole genome shotgun sequence DNA encodes these proteins:
- the LOC126867505 gene encoding dystonin isoform X3 codes for MSTQAYYKERLGFDPADTVAEHHREQRSQHGYEESLSKFKGQNENGFSWMMEGRENWRVEGATEHRSGSTQAFWGCWAMFIEAHDERDAIQKKTFTKWVNKHLKKHWKYVKTYTCLHVCVLVNNQPCCSPTASRHVGDLFEDLRDGHNLISLLEVLSGEHLPRERGRMRFHMLQNVQMALDFLRYKKIKLVNIRAEDIVDGNPKLTLGLIWTIILHFQISDIVVGQESNVTAREALLRWARRSTARYPGVRVTDFTGSWRDGLAFSALIHRNRPDLVDWKGARASQPRERLDRVFYVAEREYGVTRLLDPEDVDTPEPDEKSLITYISSLYDVFPEPPTIHPLYDAEDQRRSEEYRELASSLHMWIREKMCLMQERVFPPTLIEMKNLAAGSTKFKNEEVPPRYRDKQRLSYIFRDLQKYFEAVGEVDIEPHLRIEVIEENWNRLMMLHQEREQAIIDEIKRLERLQRLAEKVHREMKATDNRLEELERRVEDEARRLDRLHPLEAKHAVDLLEQDIRNTEVQIQNIFPDVHTLTEGRYSQAAELRKRVQKLHQRWVALRSLLHKRLVQPLSAVSFPVEERVVTKHRTTVHETRLVDTNPHFRALHDCIDWCKAKIKQLQDADYGSDLPSVQNELEVHQREHKNIEQFHPKVERCVQAKSHFHAEELTLYSQHLTVLQKLHTELLAASNKRLSDLDTLHDFIQSATNELVWLSSKEETEVTRDWSDKNLNVQSIEQYYERTFGSGIESLMSDLEKREIQFSAVQDRGEALVLQHHPAAKTIEAYMSAMQSQWTWLLQLTLCLEVHLKHAAQSQQFFRDVQQAEQWISKRDESLNTIYSQSEFSLDEGERLLKGMQELREELNSYGDHVQKLVDQAKDVVPMKQRRQPVARPMQVTCVCSYKQVNMSIEKGEQCTLYDNSGRIKWRVKNQEGVESPVPGVCFALQPPDKDALDAAERLRRQYDRSVGLWQRKQLRLRQNMIFATIKVVKGWDLPQFLAMGQDQRTAIRKALNEDAEKLLSEGDPADPQLRRLKRETAEVNKLFDELEKRARAEEESKNAGRIFNEQISAIQEALDEAERVLNTRIAAPLPRDIDSLEHLVLQHKDFEQTLKRQTPDLDKVQQTFRGITLKTPAMRNKLDAVTTKWTNIWNSSNLYIERLKCVEIVLSSLEENTTSVSELEVKLASFDELPPDLKGLQNVLEDLMVLQNAISQQQTAMDKLNEDTQNARHVVEKSRPSHRGSHSDMDRLDDEVNKLNSRWTNLCAQLVERVRSAEAAYGLAQQLEHAYRNEVDFIDESYEKLEVENAKNLLNKVVERAPAIEAVNVTGSRLIREGKIYGQRLRAFTEQLEDICPSLDASVKKPRREFVSTVDDVARDLDTLNKRYTTLVDLLQERVTQLAAQQTEETSQQFQEALEGLQKWLTDTEEMVSNQKSPSSDYNVVKAQLQEQKFLKKMLMDQQNSMSSSYNMGQEVAAEAEPKERKKIEKQLKDLMARFDNLTESAAKRMEALEQAMGVAKQFQDKLIPLQTWLDKTEKRVRDMELVPTDEEKIQQRVTEHDGLHEDILSKKPEFSELTEVASQLMSLVGEDEAAALADKLQDAADRYAALVERSESLGNLLQRSRQGLRHLVLSYQELQAWMEGMEIRLSKYRVLAVHTEKLLQQMEDLADLTEEVSTRQTEVDSTTDTGLELMKHISSDEALQLKDKLDSLQRRFNDLVSRGSDLLKHAQESLPLVQQFHDNHNRLMDWMQAAESALQSAEPREDEIIRLEMEISEYRPVLDKINAVGPQLSQLSPGEGAATIEALVTRDNRRFAAIAEQIQRKAERLQLSKQRSLEVIGDIDDLLEWFHEVDNQLREAEPPSSEPEIIRVQLKEHKALNDDISSQKGRVRDVISTAKKVIRENGQYEDKSTIRENMEDLRETMEIVSGLSMDRLGALEQALPLAEHLRDTHIDLVSWLEEAEQQVAMLPMPALRPDLIAAQQDKNEFLVQSINEHKPLVEKLNKTGEALLKLCNEEEGIKIQDILEADTTRYAALRAELRGRQQTLEQALQESSQFSDKLEGMLRALSSTADQVNGAEPISAHPGRLRDQMEENSALVDELAQRSEAYAAVRRAADDVISKAGNRADPAVKDIKRKLDKLNKLWSDVQKSTTDRGQTLDEALAIAEKFWSELNGVMSTLRELQDALAGQAPPAAQPAAIQQQQVALQEIRHEIDQTKPDVEQVRASGHELMGLCGEPDKPDVRKHIEDLDQAWDNVTALYARREENLIDAMEKAMEFHETLQNLLEFLQEAEDKFSSMGLLGSDIDEVKKQIKQLANFKAEVDPHMVKVEALNRSLIRQAAELTERTSSEQAAAIKEPLGAVNRRWDGLLRGLVERQRLLENALLRLGQFQHALDELLVWIEKTDDTLDNLKAVAGDPQVIEVELAKLKVLVNDIQAHQTSVDTLNDAGRQLIEDGKGTAEASTTAEKLGTLNRRWRDLLQRAADRQRELEDALREAQTFTAEIQDLLSWLGDVDNTIVASKPVGGLPETASEQLERFMEVYNELEQNRLKVESVLQQGQAYLKRADSTSAGGLNHNLRTLKQRWDNVTARASDKKIKLEIALKEATEFHDALQSFVDWLTNAEKILTNLKPVSRVMETILGQIEEHKAFQKDVGVHRETMLNLDKKGTHLKYFSQKQDVILIKNLLISVQHRWERVVSKSAERTRALDHGYKEAREFHDAWSNIMNWLDETEKTLDEVASDGALGGNDPEKIKARLNKHRELQKALSAKQGTYDATMKNGKSLKDKAPKSDEFALKELLNELKNKWTTVCGKCVDRQRKLEEALLFSGQFKDAIQALLEWLSKSEKQLADTGPLYGDLDTVMNLVEQHKTFEKDLESRVSQMESVIKTGRELLAKATPDDASAIGSQLAEINNLWDTVTKLSSDKTERLQEALREAERLHKAVHVLLEWLSDAEMKLRFAGQLPEDEQESRNQLMEHEKFLRELSTKEIEKDQTLELAHVILAKAHPDGALVIKHWITIIQSRWEEVSTWAQQRNQRLENHMRGLQDLDNLLEELLSWLEGLENTLNALEAEPLPDDKATLEMLIVDHREFMENTSRRQNEVDRVCKARQIKSAKDTMKITKAKSPAPTRASPGRERTPDSLPHIGPRFPPKGSKGAEPEFRSPRVKLLWDRWRHVWMLAWERQRRLQDKYNYIQELDRVANFSWEDWRKRFLKFMNHKKSRLTDLFRKMDKNNDGLIPREDFIQGIMNTKFETSRLEMGAVADLFDRHGEGLIDWKEFIAALRPDWEERRTYNDTDKIHDEVKRLVMLCTCRQKFRVFQVGEGKYRFGDSQKLRLVRILRSTVMVRVGGGWVALDEFLLKNDPCRVFLMPIPDPNKPEQHEGWCPLAKGRTNIELREQFILADGVSQTMTAFRSKPSPTSTLQRTPISSANAGPITKVRERSARSVPMGQSRASRSSLSAGTPDSLSDNESSFKLGSARKTSTPYRSSMTPGGSRPSSRPASRPTSRPTSRPGSRPASRQGSKPPSRYGSTQSLDSTDDSTNVSRIPRRTAVSTTGNTPTSSRHNSVSGKRLSVNGSSSRPRTPTGLVSPASGVPARFGTIHRASSIPTLTGVGTPISRSRIPVYVGTDIKSPQSTTSNISTHSTQSNYSTVSTDSTGSSSMCTNSATNTSSAVKRARTRTPSSGSSTPLPPSLKLSRKPSGASDTSVSTTPATKRKGKPTPIDQRAPFRL; via the exons CATTGGAAGTACGTGAAG ACTTACACGTGCCTACACGTGTGCGTTCTTGTGAACAACCAACCATGCTGTTCCCCCACT GCCAGCAGACATGTCGGAGATCTGTTCGAAGACCTGCGGGACGGGCACAACCTCATTTCCTTGCTGGAGGTACTCTCGGGCGAGCATCTT CCGCGAGAGAGAGGTCGGATGCGTTTCCACATGCTGCAGAACGTACAAATGGCTCTTGACTTTTTGCGCTACAAGAAGATCAAGCTCGTTAATATTCGTGCTGAAGACATTGTCGATGGAAACCCAAAGTTGACTCTAGGTTTGATATGGACCATCATACTTCACTTCCAG aTATCCGATATTGTAGTGGGTCAGGAATCGAACGTGACTGCCCGTGAAGCTCTTCTGAGATGGGCCAGACGATCGACGGCGCGTTATCCTGGAGTGCGCGTCACGGACTTTACCGGATCGTGGAGGGACGGGCTAGCTTTCAGCGCATTAATCCATCGAAACAGACCAGATCTGGTCGATTGGAAAGGTGCTCGTGCTAGTCAACCACGAGAGCGGCTCGATCGGGTCTTCTACGTCGCGGAGCGCGAGTATGGCGTTACGAGGCTTCTCGATCCTGAAG ATGTGGACACTCCTGAACCGGATGAGAAGTCCTTGATAACGTACATCTCTTCGCTCTACGACGTGTTCCCGGAGCCGCCAACGATTCACCCGTTGTACGATGCCGAGGACCAGAGGCGCTCAGAGGAATATAGAGAGCTAGCTAGTTCCCTCCACATGTGGATCCGTGAAAAGATGTGCCTGATGCAGGAACGTGTCTTCCCGCCGACCTtgatagaaatgaaaaatttggcGGCCGGCAGCACGAAATTCAAGAATGAGGAAGTACCGCCCAGATACAGAGACAAGCAACGACTTTCTTACATCTTCAGGGATTTGCAAAAGTACTTCGAAGCGGTCGGTGAGGTAGACATCGAACCTCACTTGCGTATCGAGGTTATTGAAGAAAATTGGAATAGATTGATGATGCTGCATCAGGAAAGAGAACAGGCGATAATCGACGAAATTAAACG ACTCGAACGACTGCAACGACTAGCAGAGAAAGTGCACAGAGAGATGAAGGCGACCGACAATCGATTGGAGGAGCTCGAGAGACGAGTGGAGGACGAAGCCAGGCGTCTCGATCGACTTCATCCTCTGGAAGCGAAACATGCGGTGGATCTTTTGGAACAGGATATTCGTAACACCGAGGTCCAGatccaaaatatttttccggACGTGCATACACTTACCGAGGGGCGATACAGTCAGGCGGCCGAACTTCGCAAAAG AGTTCAGAAGCTACATCAACGGTGGGTCGCCCTGCGATCTCTTCTTCATAAACGTTTGGTACAGCCGCTGTCGGCCGTATCTTTCCCGGTAGAAGAACGCGTCGTTACGAAACACCGTACTACCGTCCATGAGACCCGATTGGTCGACACCAATCCACATTTCCGTGCGTTACACGACTGCATCGACTGGTGTAAGGCGAAGATCAAACAGCTCCAGGATGCAGACTATGGCTCCGATTTACCTAGCGTGCAGAACGAATTGGAGGTTCACCAAAGAGAACACAAGAATATCGAGCAGTTCCATCCTAAAGTGGAGAGATGTGTGCAGGCTAAGAGCCACTTTCACGCTGAGGAATTGACATTGTACAGCCAACATCTAACTGTTCTTCAAAAACTTCACACTGAATTATTGGCGGCCTCGAATAAGAGACTTTCCGATTTGGACACTCTACATGACTTTATACAATCGGCGACTAATGAACTGGTTTGGCTGAGTTCTAAGGAGGAGACGGAGGTGACACGCGATTGGAGTGATAAGAATTTGAATGTGCAAAGTATTGAGCAGTATTACGAG CGTACGTTTGGATCTGGTATAGAG TCCCTTATGAGCGACCTAGAGAAGCGGGAGATTCAATTCTCCGCGGTGCAAGATCGAGGCGAAGCTCTGGTCCTTCAACATCATCCCGCCGCGAAAACCATCGAAGCTTACATGTCCGCTATGCAGAGTCAATGGACTTGGCTTCTCCAATTAACTCTTTGTCTAGAAGTTCATCTGAAACACGCAGCACAGAGTCAACAATTTTTCCGGGATGTTCAACAGGCTGAACAGTGGATCTCGAAGAGAGATGAGTCGCTCAACACCATTTATTCCCAATCAGAATTCTCCTTGGACGAGGGTGAACGTTTATTGAAGGGTATGCAAGAACTACGCGAAGAATTGAATAGTTACGGCGATCATGTGCAGAAACTGGTTGATCAAGCGAAGGACGTGGTTCCTATGAAGCAACGTCGACAGCCTGTGGCACGGCCTATGCAAGTTACGTGCGTCTGCAGCTACAAACAAGTCAAT ATGTCGATTGAGAAGGGTGAACAGTGTACGTTATACGACAACTCTGGTAGGATAAAATGGCGCGTAAAGAATCAAGAAGGCGTCGAGTCCCCTGTTCCAGGCGTCTGCTTTGCTCTTCAGCCACCTGACAAGGATGCTCTCGATGCTGCCGAAAGATTGCGACGACAATATGACCGAAGTGTTGGATTATGGCAACGGAAACAGCTTCGATTACGACAAAATATGATTTTCGCGACCATCAAAGTGGTCAAAGGCTGGGATCTACCGCAGTTCTTGGCTATGGGTCAGGATCAGAGAACTGCTATCAGAAAAGCCTTGAACGAGGATGCTGAGAAACTCCTGTCCGAAGGCGACCCTGCTGATCCACAGTTGAGGCGACTGAAGCGAGAAACGGCCGAAGTGAACAAATTGTTCGATGAACTGGAGAAACGTGCCAGAGCGGAGGAAGAGTCAAAGAACGCAGGACGTATTTTCAACGAACAGATTTCTGCCATTCAAGAAGCATTAGACGAAGCAGAGAGAGTTCTGAACACTCGCATAGCTGCACCATTGCCGAGAGACATCGACAGCTTAGAACATTTGGTTCTGCAACACAAAGATTTTGAGCAAACTCTCAAACGTCAAACGCCAGATCTAGATAAAGTTCAGCAAACTTTCCGTGGTATTACTTTGAAGACTCCAGCCATGAGAAACAAGCTCGACGCTGTTACCACCAAATGGACAAATATTTGGAACTCCAGTAATCTGTACATTGAGCGGCTAAAGTGTGTTGAGATCGTGCTTTCTAGTCTTGAGGAGAATACAACCTCGGTATCCGAATTGGAAGTGAAATTGGCATCGTTCGACGAGCTGCCACCGGATCTGAAGGGATTACAGAATGTACTAGAAGATCTGATGGTGCTTCAAAATGCCATCTCTCAACAGCAAACTGCAATGGATAAACTGAACGAAGATACGCAGAACGCAAGACATGTTGTTGAAAAGTCGAGGCCAAGTCATCGTGGCTCTCATTCTGATATGGATCGCTTAGACGATGAAGTGAACAAACTAAACTCCAGATGGACCAATCTCTGTGCTCAGTTGGTTGAAAGAGTTCGCAGCGCGGAAGCAGCCTATGGCCTAGCTCAACAGTTAGAACATGCCTACCGTAACGAGGTGGACTTCATTGACGAATCGTACGAAAAACTCGAGGTGGAGAATGCGAAG AATCTATTGAACAAGGTGGTAGAACGAGCGCCGGCGATCGAAGCAGTAAATGTGACGGGCAGTCGATTGATTCGTGAAGGAAAG ATCTACGGACAAAGGCTTCGAGCGTTCACGGAACAGCTGGAAGATATCTGCCCGTCTTTGGATGCTTCGGTGAAAAAACCGCGACGAGAGTTCGTCTCAACGGTTGACGACGTCGCTCGTGATCTAGATACTCTGAACAAGAGGTACACCACGCTCGTGGATCTCCTTCAGGAACGGGTTACACAGCTGGCAGCGCAACAAACCGAGGAGACATCTCAACAG TTCCAGGAGGCTCTGGAGGGTCTCCAGAAATGGCTGACGGACACAGAGGAAATGGTATCCAACCAGAAATCACCATCGTCGGATTACAACGTAGTCAAGGCTCAATTACAAGAACAAAAATTCCTGAAGAAGATGCTAATGGATCAGCAAAACTCAATGTCCTCCTCGTACAACATGGGCCAAGAAGTGGCGGCTGAGGCGGAGCCTAAGGAACGGAAGAAGATCGAGAAACAACTGAAAGATTTGATGGCAAGATTTGATAATCTTACAGAAAGCGCTGCTAAGAGAATGGAAGCACTTGAACAAGCGATGGGAGTAGCGAAACAGTTCCAGGATAAACTGATACCACTTCAAACTTGGCTGGACAAGACCGAAAAACGCGTGAGAGATATGGAGTTGGTTCCAACGGACGAGGAAAAAATCCAGCAACGCGTTACCGAACACGATGGCCTCCACGAGGATATTCTGTCAAAGAAACCTGAATTCAGTGAACTTACAGAGGTTGCTAGTCAACTAATGTCTCTGGTAGGCGAAGATGAAGCCGCTGCTTTGGCTGACAAACTTCAGGATGCGGCTGATAGATACGCTGCATTGGTCGAACGATCAGAATCTCTTGGTAACTTACTTCAACGTTCGAGACAGGGTTTACGTCATCTGGTACTCAGCTATCAAGAACTTCAGGCTTGGATGGAGGGTATGGAAATCAGATTGTCGAAATACAGAGTGCTGGCAGTGCATACGGAGAAGCTTCTTCAACAAATGGAAGACCTAGCTGACTTGACCGAAGAGGTTTCGACTCGACAGACGGAAGTAGACAGTACCACCGATACTGGATTGGAATTAATGAAACACATCTCGAGCGACGAGGCGCTTCAATTGAAAGATAAACTCGATTCTTTGCAACGGCGATTTAATGATTTGGTTAGTCGAGGTTCCGACTTGCTGAAGCACGCGCAAGAGTCTCTTCCATTGGTGCAACAATTCCATGATAATCATAATCGTTTAATGGATTGGATGCAGGCTGCGGAATCGGCACTGCAATCAGCCGAACCTCGCGAAGATGAAATTATTAGATTAGAAATGGAGATATCGGAATATAGACCAGTTCTAGACAAGATCAACGCCGTTGGACCGCAGTTGTCTCAGTTATCTCCGGGTGAAGGGGCGGCCACTATCGAAGCTCTAGTCACCAGAGACAACAGGAGATTCGCAGCCATTGCCGAGCAGATTCAACGAAAGGCTGAGAGGCTTCAGCTGAGTAAGCAACGTTCGCTTGAAGTGATCGGTGATATCGACGATTTACTAGAATGGTTCCATGAAGTGGATAATCAATTAAGGGAAGCAGAACCACCGAGCAGCGAACCGGAGATCATCAGGGTACAATTGAAGGAGCATAAAGCCTTGAACGATGACATATCCAGTCAGAAAGGACGTGTTAGGGATGTGATATCCACGGCAAAGAAGGTGATCCGTGAAAATGGTCAATACGAGGACAAATCTACGATCAGAGAAAATATGGAGGACTTACGAGAAACCATGGAAATCGTCTCCGGTCTTTCAATGGATAGACTCGGTGCGCTGGAACAAGCTTTGCCATTGGCTGAACATTTACGCGACACTCACATTGATTTAGTCAGCTGGTTAGAGGAGGCTGAACAACAAGTCGCAATGCTTCCTATGCCTGCTTTAAGACCCGATCTAATAGCCGCCCAACAGGACAAGAACGAGTTCCTCGTGCAGAGCATCAACGAACACAAACCTTTGGTCGAGAAGCTGAACAAAACTGGTGAAGCATTGTTGAAGCTGTGCAACGAAGAAGAAGGTATCAAGATACAGGACATATTGGAAGCAGACACCACTCGATATGCAGCCCTCAGAGCAGAACTTCGTGGTCGACAGCAGACTCTCGAACAGGCACTTCAGGAATCTTCTCAGTTCTCCGACAAGCTGGAAGGAATGCTGCGTGCTCTCTCATCAACTGCTGATCAAGTAAATGGCGCCGAACCGATCAGCGCTCATCCTGGTCGGTTAAGAGATCAGATGGAAGAGAATTCCGCTTTGGTCGACGAATTGGCTCAAAGATCCGAGGCCTATGCGGCTGTGAGGAGGGCCGCTGATGACGTGATCAGCAAGGCAGGTAACAGAGCTGATCCAGCCGTAAAGGACATCAAACGGAAGCTGGACAAATTGAACAAACTATGGAGCGACGTGCAAAAGTCGACGACCGACAGAGGTCAAACGTTAGACGAAGCTTTGGCGATCGCCGAAAAATTCTGGTCTGAGTTGAATGGCGTGATGTCGACTCTGCGAGAGCTTCAGGATGCTCTTGCTGGTCAGGCGCCACCAGCAGCTCAACCTGCTGCCATTCAACAGCAACAGGTTGCCTTGCAGGAGATTAGGCACGAAATCGACCAAACGAAACCGGATGTCGAGCAAGTACGAGCATCTGGTCACGAGTTGATGGGTCTTTGCGGTGAGCCAGACAAACCAGATGTTAGAAAGCATATCGAAGATTTGGATCAAGCCTGGGATAACGTAACTGCCCTATATGCCAGAAGAGAGGAAAATCTGATCGATGCTATGGAGAAGGCCATGGAGTTCCACGAGACCTTGCAAAATCTTTTGGAGTTCCTACAAGAAGCCGAGGACAAGTTCTCCAGTATGGGACTGCTAGGAAGCGACATCGACGAAGTTAAAAAACAGATTAAACAATTGGCCAATTTCAAAGCCGAAGTAGATCCTCACATGGTCAAGGTCGAAGCTCTAAACAG GAGTCTGATAAG ACAAGCTGCCGAACTGACAGAGAGAACGTCCTCGGAACAAGCTGCAGCCATCAAAGAACCGCTTGGTGCCGTTAACAGACGGTGGGACGGACTGCTTCGAGGCCTCGTGGAGAGGCAAAGGCTCTTGGAGAACGCGTTACTACGTCTAGGGCAATTCCAGCACGCTCTAGACGAGTTGCTGGTATGGATCGAGAAGACGGACGACACTTTGGATAACTTGAAGGCCGTGGCCGGCGATCCTCAAGTGATCGAAGTGGAATTAGCTAAACTGAAAGTACTTGTGAATGATATTCAAGCCCATCAGACCAGCGTGGACACTCTGAACGACGCTGGAAGACAGTTAATAGAGGATGGAAAGGGAACAGCCGAAGCTTCGACGACTGCTGAGAAATTAGGTACTTTGAATCGTCGTTGGCGCGATTTGTTGCAACGTGCTGCTGATCGTCAACGAGAACTGGAAGATGCGCTCAGAGAAGCACAAACCTTCACGGCGGAAATACAGGACCTTCTGTCTTGGCTGGGTGATGTGGACAATACCATAGTAGCTTCGAAACCTGTTGGAGGATTGCCGGAAACGGCTTCAGAACAGTTAGAACGCTTTATGGAAGTGTACAACGAATTGGAACAAAATCGTTTGAAAGTCGAATCGGTTCTTCAACAAGGACAAGCATACCTGAAGCGTGCCGATTCTACTAGTGCCGGTGGTCTGAATCACAACTTGAGGACTTTGAAACAACGATGGGATAATGTGACTGCTCGCGCAAGTGATAAAAAGATCAAGCTTGAGATCGCTCTGAAAGAGGCTACAGAGTTCCACGATGCACTCCAATCGTTTGTTGATTGGTTAACCAACGCAGAGAAGATTCTGACGAATCTGAAACCTGTGTCGAGGGTAATGGAAACTATCCTCGGACAGATAGAGGAACACAAAGCGTTCCAGAAGGACGTTGGAGTTCATCGTGAGACTATGCTGAACCTCGATAAGAAGGGCACGCATTTGAAATACTTTTCACAGAAACAGGACGTGATTCTAATCAAAAACTTGTTGATAAGTGTGCAACACAGATGGGAAAGAGTAGTTTCGAAATCTGCAGAGAGAACCAGGGCTCTTGATCACGGATACAAAGAGGCCAGAGAATTCCACGATGCTTGGTCCAATATAATGAACTGGCTCGACGAAACGGAGAAGACTTTGGACGAGGTTGCCAGTGATGGCGCCCTTGGAGGAAATGATCCAGAGAAAATCAAAGCTAGATTGAATAAGCACCGTGAATTGCAGAAAGCTCTCAGCGCCAAACAGGGTACCTATGACGCAACTATGAAGAATGGAAAATCATTAAAAGACAAAGCGCCTAAGAGCGACGAATTTGCTCTGAAAGAACTTTTGAATGAGTTGAAGAACAAGTGGACCACGGTTTGTGGTAAGTGCGTGGATAGACAGAGGAAGCTCGAAGAAGCATTGTTGTTCTCGGGACAATTCAAGGACGCTATTCAGGCGTTGCTGGAATGGCTTAGTAAGTCTGAGAAGCAGCTGGCGGACACCGGTCCACTTTATGGCGACCTTGACACTGTAATGAATTTGGTTGAACAACATAAGACCTTCGAGAAGGATCTCGAATCCAGAGTCTCTCAGATGGAATCTGTAATCAAAACGGGTCGCGAGCTTCTTGCTAAGGCGACACCTGATGATGCATCTGCTATAGGATCACAGCTTGctgaaataaataatctttGGGACACGGTAACCAAGTTGTCCTCTGATAAGACTGAACGACTCCAAGAAGCCCTCAGAGAGGCTGAACGCCTTCACAAAGCAGTTCACGTACTTCTGGAGTGGCTGAGTGATGCTGAGATGAAGCTGAGATTCGCTGGACAGTTACCGGAAGACGAACAGGAGAGCAGAAATCAGTTGATGGAACACGAAAAGTTCTTGCGTGAATTAAGCACCaaggaaattgaaaaagatcAAACTTTGGAGCTGGCTCACGTGATTCTTGCAAAGGCACACCCTGATGGAGCTTTGGTTATCAAACACTGGATCACGATCATTCAGTCCAGATGGGAGGAGGTTTCCACCTGGGCCCAACAAAGGAATCAAAGATTGGAGAATCATATGCGAGGACTTCAG GACCTCGACAATCTTCTGGAAGAACTACTGTCGTGGTTAGAAGGTTTGGAGAACACTCTCAACGCTCTTGAAGCTGAGCCTCTACCAGACGATAAAGCTACTTTAGAAATGTTGATTGTGGATCACAGAGAATTTATGGAGAACACCAGTCGAAGACAGAATGAAGTTGACCGCGTCTGCAAAGCCAGACAGATCAAATCTGCGAAAGATACGATGAAGATAACGAAGGCTAAGTCACCTGCCCCAAC CCGAGCCAGCCCAGGCCGTGAGAGAACGCCCGATTCGTTGCCGCACATCGGCCCACGGTTCCCACCCAAAGGAAG CAAAGGTGCCGAACCGGAATTCCGTAGTCCGAGAGTAAAACTGCTGTGGGACAGGTGGAGACACGTTTGGATGTTGGCGTGGGAACGTCAACGTCGTTTACAGGATAAGTATAATTATATCCAAGAACTGGACCGTGTCGCAAACTTCAGCTGGGAAGATTGGCGCAAGAGA TTCCTGAAATTCATGAACCACAAAAAGTCCAGATTAACAGATCTCTTCAGGAAAATGGATAAGAATAACGACGGACTGATTCCACGCGAGGACTTCATTCAAGGAATCATGAACACCA AATTCGAGACTTCACGGTTAGAAATGGGAGCGGTCGCAGATTTGTTCGATCGCCACGGTGAAGGATTGATAGATTGGAAGGAATTCATCGCGGCTCTAAGACCAGACTGGGAGGAACGCAGAACGTATAACGACACTGACAAGATTCACGATGAAGTAAAACGATTGGTGATGCTTTGTACTTGTCGCCAGAAATTCCGTGTATTCCAAGTTGGCGAAGGAAAATATAGG TTTGGAGACAGTCAAAAGTTGCGGTTGGTACGGATTCTACGATCGACCGTGATGGTACGAGTCGGTGGTGGATGGGTAGCATTGGAcgaatttctattaaaaaatgatCCTTGCCGCG TTTTTCTAATGCCGATACCGGACCCTAACAAACCGGAACAACATGAGGGTTGGTGTCCGCTCG CCAAGGGAAGAACGAATATCGAGCTGCGAGAACAATTCATATTGGCGGATGGCGTCAGCCAGACAATGACGGCGTTCAGATCGAAACCGAGCCCAACCTCGACGCTGCAGCGTACGCCAATCTCATCCGCGAATGCCGGACCCATCACCAAG GTGAGGGAACGCAGCGCTCGCAGCGTTCCCATGGGACAGTCGCGAGCATCGCGCTCTTCGTTGAGCGCCGGAACGCCGGACAGCCTAAGCGACAACGAGAGCTCCTTCAAGCTTGGCTCCGCCAGGAAAACAAGTACACCCTACAGAAGCTCTATGACACCGG GCGGTAGTCGACCATCCAGTAGGCCAGCTTCGAGACCAACGTCCAGACCAACCAGTAGACCCGGAAGTAGGCCCGCATCCAGGCAAGGAAGCAAACCACCGAGTCGCTATGGTTCCACACAATCGTTAGATAGTACTG ATGATTCGACAAATGTGAGCCGCATTCCACGCAGAACGGCAGTCAGCACGACAGGGAATACTCCTACTTCTAGCAGACACAATAGTGTGTCAGGAAAGCGCTTATCGGTGAACGGTTCGAGTTCACGACCTCGAACGCCCACCGGCCTGGTTAGTCCTGCCAGTGGTGTTCCAGCGAG gtTTGGCACGATCCATAGAGCTTCGAGCATTCCAACCCTGACTGGTGTCGGCACACCGATCAG CCGTTCGAGGATCCCCGTATATGTGGGCACGGATATAAAATCCCCACAATCGACGACCAGCAATATTTCCACTCATTCTACGCAAAGCAACTACTCGACGGTTTCTACCGATTCTACCGG GAGCAGCTCGATGTGTACAAATTCAGCAACTAACACCTCGTCGGCCGTTAAGCGAGCTAG AACAAGGACACCGTCCAGTGGATCGAGCACGCCACTGCCGCCTTCTTTGAAGCTATCCAGGAAACCTTCTGGAGCATCGGATACGTCCGTATCGACCACACCGGCCACTAAACgaaaaggcaaaccaacgccgATCGACCAACGGGCGCCATTCCGATTATAG